The following proteins come from a genomic window of Halomarina ordinaria:
- a CDS encoding DUF1616 domain-containing protein translates to MARSDGRERRLPTDLAVVVAALVAYAALAPLGLRETPLGVVLGLPFVLLLPGYVVVAALFPTATGGEAYADRSAPRLGFGERLLLSVGTSVLLTVALALALAFSRVDVTPLSTLTALGLATLLGTVVAAVRRARVRPAHRFSPDGRRVVAAVAAPLRARGRGALALNVVLVGCAVVALAGAGYALATVDESGGEAFTELSLEDGDGTRLADDTVAPGEAVTVGVTNQEGERTRYTLVVSYVPEDGGPAVEGDRRSLSLADGESASRTIAPTPPGEGSYRAEFLLYRGDAPERPVDEADEAVHVWVAGEGGP, encoded by the coding sequence ATGGCCCGCAGTGACGGACGCGAGCGACGACTACCGACCGACCTGGCGGTGGTCGTCGCCGCGCTCGTCGCCTACGCGGCGCTCGCGCCGCTCGGCCTCCGGGAGACGCCTCTCGGGGTCGTCCTCGGCCTCCCGTTCGTGCTGTTGCTCCCCGGCTACGTCGTCGTCGCGGCGCTGTTCCCGACGGCGACGGGCGGGGAGGCGTACGCCGACCGGAGCGCGCCCCGACTCGGGTTCGGCGAGCGACTCCTCCTCTCGGTCGGGACGAGCGTCCTCCTCACCGTGGCGCTCGCCCTCGCGCTGGCGTTCTCGCGGGTCGACGTCACGCCCCTGTCGACGCTGACCGCGCTCGGCCTCGCGACGCTCCTCGGGACCGTCGTCGCCGCCGTCAGGCGCGCACGGGTGCGTCCGGCCCACCGCTTCTCGCCCGACGGCCGCCGGGTCGTCGCCGCCGTCGCGGCACCCCTCCGCGCCCGCGGGCGCGGCGCGCTGGCGCTGAACGTCGTCCTCGTGGGCTGTGCGGTCGTCGCGCTCGCCGGCGCCGGCTACGCGCTCGCCACCGTCGACGAGTCGGGCGGGGAGGCGTTCACCGAACTCAGCCTGGAGGACGGCGACGGCACCCGCCTCGCGGACGACACCGTCGCGCCCGGGGAGGCGGTGACCGTCGGCGTCACCAACCAGGAGGGCGAGCGGACGCGCTACACGCTCGTCGTCAGCTACGTCCCCGAGGACGGCGGACCGGCGGTCGAGGGTGACCGCCGGTCGCTCTCGCTCGCCGACGGCGAGTCGGCGTCGAGGACCATCGCGCCGACGCCACCCGGCGAGGGGAGCTATCGCGCCGAGTTCCTCCTCTATCGGGGCGACGCACCCGAGCGACCGGTCGACGAGGCCGACGAGGCCGTCCACGTCTGGGTGGCCGGGGAGGGTGGGCCGTGA